In the Acidobacteriota bacterium genome, GTGGTGCTCAATGAGCGGCTGCTCGCCCAGATCAACGCGGCGGTGGATCGCGCGCGCGCCCAGGGGTTGGTGTCGGGTGCACTGTCGGCGTCGGACTTGTGCCGCATCCCGCATGTGCTTGAGGTGCGTGCGGCCGCCGAACGTGAGAGTGTCAGCGATGATACCGCCGGGCTGGTGGAACAGGCGGTGGGTGACGCACTTGATGCGTTGGTGATCATGCGCGAAACCGAAGGGACGTTCCTCGCCGCCGACCTGGATGCGCGGCTGTTGACGCTGCTCACTTTTGTCGAAACCGTGGAGCGCCAGGCCGCACAGGGACAGGCGGCGCTCGAAGCGCGACTGCGCGAGCGCCTGGCGGCGTTGCCCGTAGACATGCAGCAGGACCCGGCGGCGGTCACCCAGGAAGTGGTGAAGTTCGTGGCGCGGTCAGATATCCACGAGGAAATTTCGCGAATGCGCGGGCATGTGGAACACTGGCGACAACTGGCGGGCGGGCCCGAGCCGTGCGGCCGCAAGCTGGACTTTCTGGTGCAGGAAATGAATCGCGAGATCAACACCATCGGATCCAAGGCCGAGGGACTCAAGGCCACCGAACTGGTCGTTGGGGCCAAGGCGGAACTCGAGCGGGTGCGGG is a window encoding:
- a CDS encoding YicC family protein, translated to MTGFASVSREEAGQRVSVTVKSVNHRFLDVQVKMPSALAAVEARLKAMVQQRLTRGRVEIALSWDQVDDTPREVVLNERLLAQINAAVDRARAQGLVSGALSASDLCRIPHVLEVRAAAERESVSDDTAGLVEQAVGDALDALVIMRETEGTFLAADLDARLLTLLTFVETVERQAAQGQAALEARLRERLAALPVDMQQDPAAVTQEVVKFVARSDIHEEISRMRGHVEHWRQLAGGPEPCGRKLDFLVQEMNREINTIGSKAEGLKATELVVGAKAELERVREQVQNAE